The genomic window TCGGGGCTTGATCTGCATAAGTAGACTAAGTATGGGGATTTGTAACCCTAGCACAAGGCAGCTTCAGTTTTTTCCCCAACTCAAGTAcaaagaagatccaaaacttTTTACATGCCCCAATTATTTTGTTGGGTACGATTCTATTGAAGATCAATACAAAGTGCTCGCAATTGATCGTTTTCATTTGAGAATGGAGCACAAGATTCTGTTATtgggaagagaagaagcttggagAGAGGCTCCATGTGTTGCATGTCCTCATGTTTCTCATACCTCGGGGCTCTATATGAACGGTACCCTGTACTACGGGGCGTCTAGGACGGATATCGATCCCTGGAATAACAATTCTGTAATTGTGAGTTTCGATGTTAGGCTTGAAACGTTCAAAATCATCAATGTACCAAGCAAAGTTCTACCAATGGGTTATGAAAATATGTGGCTTGCTGAGAGGTGGAGGAATCTTACAGATAAAACTCTGATCAACTACAAAGGAAAAATCGGTGTGGTTGAGAATGCTCGTCAAGGTAGTTTTCGAATGTGGGTTGTGGAAGATGCTGAGAAAGAGGAATGGTCTATGAACACTTTTTATTTGCCCCAATCTGCTGCTGGCCTTGACTTCAACATCATGGATACCTTTTATACCGGCGAGATTTGTCAGGTTCCGAAAGAATTGTCAGATCCTTTTTCGTCTATTATGGTCTTATGAGAATATGCACAATACTAATATGTAGATGTGTACGAATAAAACTTCGATCAACTAGGGAGAAAAATTTGGTGGGGTTGAGAATCCTCATAAGGTTTTCGAAGGTGGGTTGTGGAAGATGCTGAGAAAGAGGGATGGTCCATCAACACTTTTCATTTGCCTAAATCTGCTTTTTTCCTTGACTTCGACGTCACGTACGGATACCTTTGATGCTGCAACAGCctcaatggtttttttttgttgacacaatggtttcttcttcagttcttGACACAAATGTTAAAGAAGATGACGATGAAAGGATAATGAATCTGTGAAAGATGATTAGTAATTATCTGTCATAGTTCTCTTAAAAGTGTTCTTAAGTCTTAGTACATCTAccttctgtcttttttttttttttaattgaatgtaaaattaattcaaaaccataaaaataaaaaactgtttttacATCAAGTGCTGCAACTACCTTCTGTCATGGTTCTTTTTCtaattgtatccttgttaagttttcatttgtttccGAATCTTGAGATTGTAGTTGATGATCATATAAATTATAGAACTGAACAAAGTTAGACCAAATCTATAAATGTTATAGTCAACAGTAAACTCGAATCCGTGAGTGCAGTTCCAAGCCTTTTAGCTCTAGATTTGGAGGAGAATTGAATGGTCTGTTCTGGAATGATCTTCTGTCATGtttgtttgaatatttatccaagacacacacaaaaaaattgtttgtttgcattcactttttgtttgttgggttgattttttaaaattcaacaaTCCATGATGATCTAATGTTCTAGACCTATCATTTTGGTAAATCTATACCACTAAAAAATTcatagttttatattttaaattagtacTTGATAAATAACCGTAAAAgtaatgaaaaaattatgtttgaaaatataatgattgaatataacttaatatatattgataactACCTTGTTTTTGagttattatttgaaaaatacactttctttattttttaacaaatattacaacttttaatatataaaataacagttttgtccagatttaaaacaaaaactgttttcttaataaattaaaaaaaaaaaaaatttagaaaaaataaaataagataaagtCATTAgcttgtttatttttcaaatatttttgagataaaaacagtttattatttttatattaaaattttacaaaatgatatctaaaatattgtttagtCTATCActtaataaagtttatttatttatttgtttggacgaattttatttaaaaatatttaagataagaattatctttaaaaattttagttgcatcaacttttaatttatggatttctttttattttaagttcaaaatatttttaactattgCTAAATTTTAGTGAGgctatttaattatttatatattaaaattttaaatttaaaaaaagaaaaaaggatagggtatttttcaaatgaaaactcATAAAGAAgttattttccaaatttactCTAAAGACAATTTCTTAAAGATGAATTTCACCAAATCAAcatcataatttaatttaaatttcatgaagaaaagtatatattgtaaaagttctattattttgattccatttataaaaaaaaaacaaaatctgttaaatattgatgatgattttgttttaaattattcttaaataaaatctataaaatcaattctttttgttaacactataaaatcaattcttgtgatatttttcttaagaCTTTTATATTTCCATTGCCATTTATTTCCCCTTTTTCCTTATTCATATTGTTTCTTccggaggaaaaaaaaaatagttttagggttttgtagAGAAACAAGGCTTCTGTCCGATTTTGACAGCAATCTAGCCGATGAAACCGATTTACATTCCTCTTTATCTCCAGATTAATATACTCTTAAGATTACCTGTGAAATCTTTATTGAGATTTTGATGCGTCTCCAAGCTTTGGTCAACTATCATCACCAGCCAAGATTTCGGAAAACAGCACTTTAATATTACTTCTTCCTCAGCTCCTCTTCGTCTCCTCATTGCTTTTGAGGACTTTTACGGAGGAAATCTTCTGTTAGTCTTGTCGCCTAACCGAAACAtattttcctcttcctcttcatgtTGTGTACCGTACTGAGATTTGAGCCTACTCAAAATTAAAGGTAAAATGGTGTATAATACGGATCGGGGTTTGATCTGCGTTGGAGGTTTTTCAAATGTTGCGATCTGTAATCCCAGCACGAGACAACTGCATATTTTTCccgaattcaaattcaaaaaaagtCCAAAAGTTTTTCCACGCCCCCAGTACATGCCGTTGATACTCTTCCTTGGAGATTAGAGCACAAGGTTATTGTATTgggaggagaagaagcttggaGAGAGACTTCGTGTATCGCCTTTCCTCATATTGGCTATACCCAGGGGATGTGTATGAACGGTACCCTCTACTACGGAGCTGCCTGGAAGGACACTCATTCCCCGGATAGTAATTCTATAATTGTGAGTTTTGATGTTAGGCTTGAAACGTTCAACATCATCAATGTACCAAGCAAACTTCTACCAGTGGATTATGAGAATATGTGGGTAGTTAAGACGTTGATTCCTACAGATAAAACTCTGATCAACTACAAAGGAAAAGTTAGTGTGGTTGAGCATCCTCGTGAGGGTGCTTTTCGAATGTGGGTTGTAGAAGATGTTGAGAAAGAGGAATGGTCCATGAACACGTTTCATTTGCATGAATCTGTTGTTGGCCTTGACTTCAAGGTCATGAATACCTTTTATACTGGCGAGATTTGTCTGGTTCCAAAAGTATTGTTGACAAGTATTGTTGACGATCACTTTTGTCTTTTCTATTACAATTTGGAGAGGAAAAGCATGAGAAGTGTCACAATTGAAGGACTGCCTATACCCGAGCTTAAGCGACTCCGTAATGACCTGTGACTGTTTCTGATCATCATGAGAGCTTCATGTTCTTAGAAACCGAAAGTTAATTTTGgcttttctttatatatatggttttttcTGGTAATCAGGGTGTGATACCGCTTTTACCACTTATTAGTTCTTCTACGGTGAGTGTAGCCATCTAGTAGCTCACTGACCGGGTTTTCTAATGGGTAGAAAGCATTGTATCCCTTCGAATAAATCAAAGATAATAATTTCATTGAACttggtttattatatatgagaACATTAGGGCATCTCCATCAGTCGGATACTTTCTgagtttctcaaaaaaaaaaagtattttaataaatattagttttataattaaatttttaattataaaataaaatttaaccaaTAGTTgatatacatttgtttttatggaTTTCAAGTGATAAATGAGTTTCTCATAGTTTCTCACTTTAGAGACTTTCTCCATTCACTTAGACTACCAGTTGTATTGACAACTTTCCATCTTGTTGACTTATGGTGGTGGGATGCTTGTGTACTTAAATTCAGTTCGGTCTAATTCCTCACTTTCGTTTGAATCTTCTCTTAAGCAtgtttgatataaatatttgaaaacatatataaaccaaaaaattatatatttgttctgACTTTAATACACAAGTCAGAGAAGTAAAGAGAAATACAATATATGGAAAATATTTCTACTACAAGAACACTTCCAAATTCCAATGAGGGAAGGGTTTGCTAGGGTTTTCCTTTGATTATTTATAGGGTTTTgtagagaaacaaatcaatcttaaaaagaagacaatgaaATTTGGTCCGAATACGACACAGATTTACATTCCTCTCGACCTCCAGATTAATATACTCTTAAGATTACCTGTCAAGTCTTTATTGAGATTTCGATGTGTCTCCAAGCTTTGGTGTTCTATTATCACCAGCCACGATTTTCGAAACCGTCACTTTAAtatcacttcttcttcagct from Arabidopsis thaliana chromosome 3, partial sequence includes these protein-coding regions:
- a CDS encoding F-box associated ubiquitination effector family protein (F-box associated ubiquitination effector family protein; CONTAINS InterPro DOMAIN/s: F-box associated domain, type 3 (InterPro:IPR013187), F-box associated interaction domain (InterPro:IPR017451); BEST Arabidopsis thaliana protein match is: F-box associated ubiquitination effector family protein (TAIR:AT3G47130.1); Has 674 Blast hits to 658 proteins in 5 species: Archae - 0; Bacteria - 0; Metazoa - 0; Fungi - 0; Plants - 674; Viruses - 0; Other Eukaryotes - 0 (source: NCBI BLink).); amino-acid sequence: MVYNTDRGLICVGVHAVDTLPWRLEHKVIVLGGEEAWRETSCIAFPHIGYTQGMCMNGTLYYGAAWKDTHSPDSNSIIVSFDVRLETFNIINVPSKLLPVDYENMWVVKTLIPTDKTLINYKGKVSVVEHPREGAFRMWVVEDVEKEEWSMNTFHLHESVVGLDFKVMNTFYTGEICLVPKVLLTSIVDDHFCLFYYNLERKSMRSVTIEGLPIPELKRLRNDL
- a CDS encoding F-box associated ubiquitination effector family protein (F-box associated ubiquitination effector family protein; CONTAINS InterPro DOMAIN/s: F-box associated domain, type 3 (InterPro:IPR013187), F-box associated interaction domain (InterPro:IPR017451); BEST Arabidopsis thaliana protein match is: F-box and associated interaction domains-containing protein (TAIR:AT3G47150.1); Has 757 Blast hits to 733 proteins in 14 species: Archae - 0; Bacteria - 0; Metazoa - 0; Fungi - 0; Plants - 757; Viruses - 0; Other Eukaryotes - 0 (source: NCBI BLink).), with the protein product MKLCLRLLCIHQKKFLAKKREAKKVKAKKLDPLSGTDLHSSRSSDLYTFKIACEVFIEIPHLNITSSSAPPRLLIAFQDFHGKKLMLVSSPNPYVSSSSSSSSSCCVPYKDLNVFKINGKLVYNAVRGLICISRLSMGICNPSTRQLQFFPQLKYKEDPKLFTCPNYFVGYDSIEDQYKVLAIDRFHLRMEHKILLLGREEAWREAPCVACPHVSHTSGLYMNGTLYYGASRTDIDPWNNNSVIVSFDVRLETFKIINVPSKVLPMGYENMWLAERWRNLTDKTLINYKGKIGVVENARQGSFRMWVVEDAEKEEWSMNTFYLPQSAAGLDFNIMDTFYTGEICQVPKELSDPFSSIMVL